From the Solanum stenotomum isolate F172 chromosome 4, ASM1918654v1, whole genome shotgun sequence genome, one window contains:
- the LOC125863106 gene encoding IQ domain-containing protein IQM1-like, translating into MTVRSNSFKGTHLETIVQSNNEIDKMTRKNSINLRNCDPKKLMLETTLSFKNLVQDLDISEWNEKKTRATVSLSEPSILFSPRPVSELDAAAVKLQKVYKSYRTRRNLADCAVVVEELWWKALDFAALKRSSVSFFNVEKPETAVSRWARARTRAAKVGKGLSKDEKAQKLALQHWLEAIDPRHRYGHNLHFYYDIWFGSESSQPFFYWLDVGDGKEINLEKCPRTNLQHQCIKYLGPKERESYEVVIQDGKLVYKQNGVFVETVEGSKWIFVLSTTRTLYVGKKKKGVFQHSSFLSGGATTAAGRLVAHDGVLKAIWPYSGHYHPTEENFREFISFLEEHSVDLTNVKRCSVDDDDHSFRVNNEGSNHQPLITKESPKRSTSDANDQTEEKAEVTTTDDEHENKKQEDTSFSFAKRLSRKWSTGNGPRIGCVREYPTELQFRALEQVNLSPRVANGGFNMYGPIPSPRPSPKIRLSPRIAYMGLPSPRTPIAAAN; encoded by the exons ATGACTGTTCGATCAAATAGTTTTAAAGGAACACATTTGGAAACTATAGTACAATCAAATAATGAAATCGATAAGATGACAAGGAAGAATTCGATAAATTTAAGGAACTGTGATCCAAAGAAACTGATGTTAGAGACAACTCTATCATTCAAGAATCTGGTTCAAGACTTAGATATATCAGAATGGAACGAAAAAAAGACAAGAGCAACAGTTTCATTATCCGAGCCTTCGATTCTGTTTTCTCCACGACCTGTTAGTGAGCTTGATGCTGCTGCTGTTAAGCTTCAGAAAGTGTATAAGAGTTATAGGACAAGAAGAAATCTTGCAGATTGTGCTGTTGTGGTTGAAGAACTATG gTGGAAGGCTTTGGATTTCGCAGCTCTCAAACGGAGTTCTGTTTCGTTCTTCAACGTGGAGAAACCGGAAACTGCTGTATCGCGGTGGGCTAGAGCACGTACACGAGCTGCTAAAGTTGGTAAAGGATTGTCAAAAGATGAAAAAGCTCAAAAACTTGCCCTGCAGCATTGGCTAGAAGCT ATTGATCCACGACACCGGTATGGTCACAACTTACACTTCTACTACGATATATGGTTCGGAAGTGAAAGCTCTCAACCTTTCTTCTACTG GTTGGATGTTGGAGATggaaaagaaataaatctcGAGAAGTGTCCTAGGACCAATCTGCAGCATCAATGCATCAAGTATCTTGGACCG AAAGAACGTGAATCGTATGAAGTAGTTATTCAGGACGGGAAACTTGTCTATAAACAAAACGGTGTCTTTGTGGAGACAGTAGAGGGTTCAAAATGGATCTTTGTTCTTAGCACAACAAGAACATTGTATgtaggaaaaaagaaaaaaggtgtGTTTCAGCACTCGAGTTTTCTATCGGGTGGTGCAACCACTGCTGCTGGTAGACTCGTCGCTCATGATGGTGTTTTGAAGGCTATTTGGCCATACAGTGGACACTATCACCCCACAGAAGAGAACTTCCGGGAATTCATTAGTTTCCTCGAGGAGCATAGCGTAGATCTTACAAACGTTAAG aGATGTTCTGTTGACGATGATGATCATTCATTTAGAGTTAACAACGAGGGCTCGAATCACCAACCACTCATTACTAAAGAATCACCCAAGCGAAGTACTTCTGATGCAAATGATCAAACAGAGGAGAAAGCAGAGGTCACTACAACTGATGATGAACATGAAAACAAGAAACAAGAAGACACATCGTTTAGCTTTGCTAAACGTTTGTCTCGAAAATGGTCAACAGGAAACGGACCTCGTATTGGCTGTGTTAGGGAATATCCAACAGAGCTACAGTTCCGAGCACTTGAACAAGTTAACTTGTCACCTCGTGTTGCTAACGGAGGTTTCAACATGTATGGCCCGATCCCCTCACCAAGACCAAGCCCGAAGATTCGTCTTTCTCCTAGGATTGCATATATGGGACTTCCTAGTCCAAGGACACCTATTGCAGCAGCTAACTAA